The Brachybacterium huguangmaarense genome contains a region encoding:
- a CDS encoding RDD family protein, giving the protein MAMPAPSSAAPWSSPAPAAVEPRRGLDAPLDGCVPAGIPARLVAWLLDALVLGVLTVPLLIGLVLIVVQDGAGILAQVLVGLGVVLVAVAAIVMIWLEGARALTPGQAALGLRTVRARTGRPLGFLRALGRAVLRGIPLVGLVMVIPVLFDARTRRGLHDTAVDAIVLSVRQGRNPLLGRPDDYARQGADHYLPGAPVTVGAHANLMAQPGAPWGLSPSEAGAMWDQPLSTTGESGIIERSPWAPQDAAPAGPAAGAGPVPGAGPGAAASGPAPAAPSAPAAPSAPVVPSAPAAPPAVPTMPGAPSAPAAPAVPPAPAASDPAALEDPEDLDRTRVSASRLPRVALRLDDDAPVVAVAPVLVGRNPSADPAEPRLSVAALADPTRSISKTHLRLDVRGRELTVTDLGSTNGTVLLGEDGTRTELTASEPFTAAAPSRFAVGDRTLTVEVLP; this is encoded by the coding sequence ATGGCCATGCCCGCCCCGTCCTCCGCCGCGCCGTGGAGCTCGCCCGCGCCCGCCGCCGTCGAGCCGCGTCGCGGCCTCGACGCGCCCCTCGACGGCTGCGTCCCGGCGGGCATCCCGGCCCGCCTCGTCGCGTGGCTGCTCGATGCCCTCGTGCTCGGCGTCCTGACCGTGCCCCTCCTGATCGGGCTCGTCCTGATCGTCGTGCAGGACGGCGCCGGGATCCTCGCGCAGGTGCTCGTGGGCCTCGGGGTCGTCCTCGTGGCGGTCGCCGCGATCGTGATGATCTGGCTCGAGGGGGCTCGGGCCCTCACCCCGGGACAGGCGGCCCTCGGCCTGCGCACCGTGCGCGCCCGGACCGGCCGCCCGCTCGGCTTCCTGCGGGCCCTCGGACGGGCGGTGCTGCGCGGCATCCCGCTGGTCGGCCTGGTGATGGTGATCCCGGTGCTGTTCGACGCGCGCACCCGCCGCGGCCTCCACGACACCGCGGTCGACGCGATCGTGCTGTCGGTGCGGCAGGGGCGCAACCCGCTGCTCGGCCGTCCTGACGACTACGCCCGTCAGGGTGCCGACCACTACCTTCCCGGCGCGCCCGTCACGGTGGGCGCCCATGCCAACCTGATGGCGCAGCCCGGCGCCCCGTGGGGGCTCAGCCCCTCCGAGGCCGGCGCGATGTGGGACCAGCCGCTGTCGACGACGGGGGAGTCGGGCATCATCGAGCGCTCCCCGTGGGCACCCCAGGACGCGGCCCCCGCCGGGCCCGCAGCCGGCGCTGGGCCCGTGCCCGGCGCAGGGCCCGGTGCCGCAGCGTCCGGCCCGGCGCCCGCGGCCCCGTCGGCGCCCGCGGCCCCGTCCGCCCCCGTGGTCCCGTCGGCCCCGGCGGCCCCGCCCGCCGTGCCGACCATGCCCGGCGCGCCCTCCGCTCCGGCGGCCCCTGCCGTGCCCCCCGCCCCCGCCGCCTCGGACCCGGCGGCCCTCGAGGACCCCGAGGATCTCGACCGGACCCGCGTGTCCGCGTCCCGGCTTCCCCGGGTGGCGCTCCGGCTCGACGACGACGCCCCCGTCGTGGCCGTCGCCCCCGTGCTCGTCGGACGCAACCCCTCCGCCGACCCCGCCGAGCCCCGACTGTCCGTCGCGGCGCTGGCCGATCCGACCCGCTCGATCTCCAAGACGCACCTGCGCCTCGACGTCCGCGGTCGCGAGCTCACCGTCACGGATCTGGGCTCGACCAACGGCACCGTCCTCCTCGGCGAGGACGGGACGCGGACCGAGCTGACGGCGTCCGAGCCCTTCACGGCGGCGGCGCCGAGCCGTTTCGCGGTCGGGGACCGCACCCTGACCGTGGAGGTGCTGCCGTGA
- a CDS encoding PP2C family protein-serine/threonine phosphatase: MSDAASPTPFRVRGGWATDVGHVRDHNEDSVLVAPPVFMVADGMGGHDAGEVASAIAVEEFGDLAGSEDLRIEDLGAALREAERRIHEIGTGGPLSAGTTVALAATMLIDGAGYWVVLNLGDSRVYRLSGDVFEQVSVDHSVVQELVDAGELTAAEAKVHPYRHMITRALGAGPQSDPDYWLIPAEAGDRLLVCSDGLSGELDDETIERVLRRTAGVQEACDVLVELALAAGGHDNVTVVIVEAIEVPGAEGDGDTGPAPRAPERVDDAGEDTVPRRLRRDGGEP, encoded by the coding sequence GTGAGCGACGCCGCATCCCCGACCCCCTTCCGCGTGCGCGGCGGATGGGCGACCGACGTCGGACACGTCCGGGACCACAACGAGGACAGCGTGCTCGTCGCGCCCCCGGTCTTCATGGTGGCCGACGGCATGGGCGGCCACGACGCCGGGGAGGTCGCGAGCGCGATCGCCGTCGAGGAGTTCGGCGACCTCGCCGGCTCCGAGGACCTGCGCATCGAGGACCTCGGCGCGGCGCTCCGCGAGGCCGAGCGGCGCATCCACGAGATCGGCACCGGCGGTCCGCTCTCGGCGGGCACCACCGTCGCGCTCGCCGCGACCATGCTCATCGACGGCGCCGGGTACTGGGTGGTCCTGAACCTCGGCGACTCCCGTGTCTACCGGCTCTCGGGCGACGTCTTCGAGCAGGTGAGCGTGGACCACTCGGTGGTCCAGGAGCTGGTCGACGCGGGGGAGCTGACGGCCGCCGAGGCCAAGGTGCACCCCTACCGGCACATGATCACGCGCGCTCTGGGCGCCGGGCCGCAGTCCGACCCCGACTACTGGCTGATCCCCGCCGAGGCCGGCGATCGCCTCCTGGTCTGCTCCGACGGGCTCAGCGGCGAGCTCGACGACGAGACGATCGAGCGGGTCCTGCGCCGCACCGCCGGCGTCCAGGAGGCGTGCGACGTCCTCGTCGAGCTCGCCCTGGCGGCGGGCGGCCACGACAACGTCACGGTCGTGATCGTCGAGGCGATCGAGGTGCCCGGCGCCGAGGGCGACGGGGACACCGGCCCCGCCCCGCGCGCTCCCGAGCGCGTCGACGACGCCGGGGAGGACACGGTGCCCCGCCGGCTGCGCCGAGACGGAGGGGAGCCGTGA
- a CDS encoding FHA domain-containing protein, giving the protein MSESRPLLPPGTWYQPGPAYLIRRADSFVVLTPTAPKPLLDAAWAVLGHGPASDDLLETLAREAGLEGADALGAVLFGTLGGDSTLLGVKGDTPLAAYTHDGRELVAAEDGPALARREGVLRLAFGDLPTEQGPGVLTLESGMVRIRGFVHMTEAAGRLDDAARDALAALVEQDGRSIEDPEVRRRREQNPPPARAPRTPPPAPARPAPAAPLVVPAAAPSAPDAPEPAVPNIFADLLGEPAPAAPPAPAAATTAPAPESARTTAPPPSVPPSAAPSAPGSQEPPDASPPEPARPAPVTPGVAGRDAPRRPSQRSSLFDRAAGSSAGRSAPRPVAPAAPQHASIASSLELTRDPSTLEFSPDEPEPEAGAPSQTPAAPPTAPARPTGPEAGPPAMPPGPQRSTEHSTPAPPPAARPSPAPAPAPAAPEADPVAPEPPAVSPPASPEAGPAATGPAADDPREESRSYDDLFGHTLHRRIEDAARPRHAEEPPPVAPVAPAPGPPAAPGAARPEPDRAAPPPAPAPVSEVPAAEFIDWVPGVRRETSPPPPLATPAAPAAAPPQGVAPAAPAVPSSAASSPGPSHSPAAPSSGPSPSSSSGPPAPAPVPSPGRPAGSAGPIQQPMTAPRAAVTVPALVCPAGHASPPDRDTCRVCGTHVGGPVRTVVRPPLGRLEISTGGTVTLDRTVVLGRRPRASRVGGDDVPLLVTVPSPQQDVSRSHLQIRPEGWHAVATDLATTNGTLLVRSQHETVRLRPHEAVVLVDGDVLDLGDGVVLRWSEQA; this is encoded by the coding sequence GTGAGCGAGAGCCGCCCGCTCCTGCCGCCCGGCACCTGGTACCAGCCCGGACCCGCCTACCTGATCCGTCGAGCGGACTCGTTCGTCGTGCTCACCCCCACCGCGCCCAAGCCGCTCCTCGACGCCGCGTGGGCCGTGCTCGGGCACGGCCCCGCGAGCGACGACCTCCTCGAGACCCTGGCCCGCGAGGCCGGGCTCGAGGGCGCCGACGCCCTCGGCGCCGTGCTCTTCGGCACCCTCGGAGGCGACAGCACGCTGCTGGGCGTCAAGGGCGACACACCTCTGGCGGCCTACACGCACGACGGACGCGAGCTGGTCGCGGCCGAGGACGGGCCGGCCCTCGCACGCCGCGAGGGCGTCCTGCGCCTCGCATTCGGCGACCTGCCCACCGAGCAGGGGCCGGGGGTGCTGACGCTCGAGTCGGGCATGGTCCGCATCCGCGGCTTCGTGCACATGACGGAGGCCGCCGGCCGCCTCGACGACGCCGCGCGCGACGCGCTCGCCGCCCTGGTCGAGCAGGACGGCCGCTCGATCGAGGACCCCGAGGTGCGGCGCCGCCGCGAGCAGAACCCGCCGCCCGCCCGCGCGCCCCGCACGCCCCCTCCCGCACCGGCGCGCCCGGCCCCGGCGGCACCGCTCGTCGTCCCTGCCGCGGCACCTTCCGCCCCGGACGCCCCGGAGCCCGCGGTGCCCAACATCTTCGCCGACCTGCTCGGGGAACCCGCCCCGGCCGCGCCTCCCGCCCCCGCGGCCGCCACGACGGCCCCGGCCCCCGAGAGTGCACGCACCACGGCGCCTCCGCCGTCGGTGCCGCCGTCCGCCGCACCGTCGGCCCCCGGCTCCCAGGAGCCGCCCGACGCGTCACCCCCCGAGCCCGCCCGCCCGGCCCCCGTGACCCCGGGTGTCGCCGGCCGCGACGCCCCGCGCCGGCCCTCGCAGCGCAGCTCGCTGTTCGATCGCGCCGCCGGCTCCTCGGCCGGGCGGTCGGCGCCGCGCCCGGTGGCCCCGGCCGCGCCTCAGCATGCCTCCATCGCCTCCTCGCTCGAGCTCACGCGCGATCCCTCGACCCTCGAGTTCAGCCCCGACGAGCCCGAACCGGAGGCCGGGGCACCCTCGCAGACCCCGGCCGCACCGCCCACCGCGCCCGCGCGCCCGACGGGCCCGGAGGCCGGGCCTCCCGCCATGCCGCCGGGCCCCCAGCGGTCGACCGAGCACAGCACCCCGGCTCCGCCGCCCGCAGCGCGTCCCAGCCCCGCACCTGCTCCCGCCCCGGCGGCGCCCGAGGCCGATCCGGTGGCGCCGGAGCCACCGGCCGTGAGCCCTCCGGCATCCCCCGAGGCCGGACCCGCGGCCACCGGACCCGCCGCAGACGACCCACGGGAGGAGTCCCGCTCGTACGACGACCTCTTCGGCCACACCCTGCACCGGCGGATCGAGGACGCCGCCCGGCCCCGGCACGCCGAGGAGCCGCCGCCCGTCGCTCCCGTCGCTCCCGCGCCCGGGCCGCCCGCGGCTCCCGGCGCCGCCCGGCCGGAGCCCGACCGGGCCGCACCCCCACCGGCCCCGGCCCCAGTCTCCGAGGTCCCGGCTGCCGAGTTCATCGACTGGGTCCCGGGCGTGCGGCGGGAGACCTCCCCACCGCCCCCGCTCGCGACGCCCGCGGCCCCGGCTGCCGCGCCGCCGCAGGGCGTCGCCCCTGCGGCCCCGGCCGTCCCCTCCTCGGCCGCCTCGTCGCCGGGCCCCTCACACTCCCCGGCCGCACCGTCGTCGGGTCCCTCGCCGTCCTCGTCGTCGGGCCCGCCCGCACCGGCCCCCGTGCCGTCGCCGGGCCGTCCCGCCGGCTCCGCGGGGCCGATCCAGCAGCCGATGACCGCCCCCCGCGCCGCCGTCACGGTCCCCGCCCTCGTGTGCCCCGCCGGGCACGCCTCCCCGCCCGACCGCGACACGTGCCGCGTGTGCGGGACCCACGTCGGCGGCCCCGTGCGCACGGTCGTCCGACCCCCGCTCGGGCGGCTCGAGATCTCGACCGGCGGCACCGTCACCCTCGACCGCACCGTGGTGCTGGGGCGCCGCCCTCGCGCCTCCCGCGTGGGCGGCGACGACGTGCCCCTGCTCGTGACCGTGCCGAGCCCCCAGCAGGACGTCTCCCGCTCCCACCTCCAGATCCGCCCCGAGGGATGGCACGCCGTCGCGACCGACCTCGCGACCACCAACGGCACCCTGCTCGTGCGCTCCCAGCACGAGACAGTCCGCCTGCGCCCGCACGAGGCCGTCGTGCTCGTCGACGGCGACGTGCTGGACCTCGGCGACGGCGTCGTGCTGCGCTGGTCGGAGCAGGCATGA